In the Athene noctua chromosome 25, bAthNoc1.hap1.1, whole genome shotgun sequence genome, one interval contains:
- the ATXN7L3 gene encoding ataxin-7-like protein 3 — protein MKMEEMSLSGLDNSKLEAIAHEIYTDLVEDACLGLCFEVHRAVKCGYFFLDDTDPDSMKDFEIVDQPGVDIFGQVYNQWKNKECVCPNCSRSIAASRFAPHLEKCLGMGRNSSRIANRRIASSNNMNKSESDQEDNDDINDNDWSYGSEKKGWGGGRTHTRGAWVPSGPGVPGPP, from the exons ATGAAAATGGAGGAAATGTCTTTGTCTGGCCTGGATAACAGCAAACTGGAG GCCATCGCGCACGAGATCTACACGGACCTGGTGGAAGATGCCTGCCTGGGCCTCTGCTTCGAAGTCCACCGGGCCGTCAAGTGTGGCTACTTCTTCCTGGACGACACGGACCCCGACAGCATGAAGGACTTCG agATCGTGGACCAGCCCGGCGTGGACATCTTCGGGCAGGTCTACAACCAGTGGAAGAACAAGGAGTGCGTGTGCCCCAACTGCAGCCGCAGCATCGCCGCCTCCCGCTTCGCCCCCCACCTGGAGAAGTGCCTGGGCATGGGCCGCAACAGCAGCCGCATCGCCAACCGGAG GATCGCGAGCAGCAACAACATGAACAAGTCTGAGAGCGACCAGGAGGACAACGACGACATCAACGACAACGACTGGTCCTACGGCTCTGAGAAaaaaggttggggggggggacggacacacacaCGAGGTGCGTGGGTGCCCTCTGGGCCGGGGGTCCCTGGCCCCCCGTGA